From one Candidatus Liberimonas magnetica genomic stretch:
- a CDS encoding B12-binding domain-containing radical SAM protein, producing the protein MRVTLIITPATELNIPSIALCSLAGKLKDEGHTVKVFDLNKYLYNAAPDTAKKEWGEIFIDDIKTAEFINSNKQLIDSTLDLILKDQPEVFCFSIFFSTALMSLKFAQYIKGFNREKTIVFGGPHCHPEWWGKKLIKNENVDAVVIGEGEETLSELLRHLENNKVIDNCPGALLKKDGQIFDFGFRKQIKEINKLPFLDYTWFNPSDYTALPLPLSRGCVNLCTFCSVNGMWGKYRTMTGNRVFEELKYHMESLPERTEFYFCAPLINGNLRELEKLCDLIIESVNNESMKKPSWSGAATFRHQMNGGLLKKMHEAGCSNLTFGLESGSQKIIDKMRKGFRVKDAVRIIKEAKEAGIKTSVNIMFGFPTETAEDFNETLVFLDQTKDYLNYICPSEGLCYFNPLSYVFYHLDEFSIERDSFDELFWESEDKKNTFPERFRRFNEFAEFTKTLNVEVQPSCEQITSALKERLDFYYKKMSS; encoded by the coding sequence AAAAGTCTTCGACCTGAATAAATACCTTTATAATGCTGCTCCGGATACGGCCAAAAAAGAATGGGGCGAAATCTTTATTGACGACATTAAAACTGCGGAATTCATAAACAGCAATAAACAATTGATAGATTCTACTCTTGATCTCATTTTGAAGGACCAGCCAGAAGTCTTTTGTTTTTCCATTTTTTTTTCGACGGCATTGATGAGCCTAAAATTCGCTCAGTATATAAAGGGTTTCAATAGGGAAAAAACGATAGTTTTCGGCGGGCCTCACTGCCATCCTGAATGGTGGGGAAAAAAACTGATCAAAAACGAGAACGTAGACGCAGTTGTTATAGGCGAAGGGGAAGAAACGTTGTCGGAATTGCTAAGGCATTTAGAAAATAATAAAGTCATAGATAATTGCCCAGGCGCCTTGCTTAAAAAAGACGGGCAGATATTTGACTTCGGGTTCAGGAAACAAATTAAGGAAATAAACAAACTTCCTTTTTTGGATTATACATGGTTCAATCCTTCTGATTATACTGCCTTGCCTCTGCCTTTGAGCCGAGGATGCGTCAATTTGTGCACCTTCTGTTCCGTGAACGGAATGTGGGGTAAATACAGGACGATGACAGGGAACAGGGTCTTTGAGGAATTAAAATACCACATGGAATCACTGCCTGAAAGAACAGAATTTTATTTCTGTGCGCCGTTGATAAACGGAAATTTGAGGGAATTGGAAAAACTCTGTGATTTAATAATAGAGAGCGTAAATAATGAATCTATGAAAAAACCTTCCTGGTCCGGCGCTGCTACTTTCAGGCATCAGATGAACGGTGGTTTACTCAAAAAAATGCATGAAGCCGGATGCTCTAATTTAACTTTTGGATTAGAAAGTGGTTCTCAGAAGATAATCGATAAAATGAGAAAGGGCTTTAGGGTAAAGGATGCAGTTAGGATCATAAAAGAGGCAAAGGAAGCTGGCATAAAAACAAGTGTTAACATAATGTTTGGCTTTCCTACAGAAACAGCCGAGGATTTTAATGAGACCCTGGTATTCCTGGATCAAACGAAAGATTATTTGAATTACATCTGTCCGAGCGAAGGGTTATGTTATTTTAACCCTTTATCGTATGTTTTTTACCATCTTGATGAATTTAGTATTGAGCGTGATTCTTTTGATGAACTGTTTTGGGAGTCAGAAGATAAGAAAAATACTTTTCCAGAACGTTTTCGAAGGTTTAATGAATTTGCAGAGTTTACAAAAACACTCAATGTCGAGGTCCAGCCCAGCTGTGAGCAAATAACAAGCGCTTTAAAAGAAAGGCTGGATTTTTATTACAAGAAAATGAGCAGCTAA